One window of the Podospora pseudocomata strain CBS 415.72m chromosome 7, whole genome shotgun sequence genome contains the following:
- the DBP2 gene encoding ATP-dependent RNA helicase dbp2 (COG:A; EggNog:ENOG503NW4Z): MSYGGGYGSRGGGGGGGYGGGGYDRNGGSNGYSNGGSNGYGGGGGGGYGGGYGGGGGGYGGGGGGDRMAALGSGLQKQEWDMSALPKFEKSFYKEHPDVTNRSPAEVEAFRREHSMAITGKDVPRPVQNFDEAGFPRYVMDEVKAQGFPAPTAIQAQGWPMALSGRDVVGIAETGSGKTLTYCLPAIVHINAQPLLAPGDGPIVLILAPTRELAVQIQQEISKFGKSSRIRNTCVYGGVPKGPQIRDLQRGVEVCIATPGRLIDMLESGKTNLRRVTYLVLDEADRMLDMGFEPQIRKIIGQIRPDRQTLMWSATWPKDVRNLASDFLTDFIQVTIGSMDLSANHRITQIVEVVSESEKRDKMIKELEKIMEDKTAENKCLIFTGTKRVADEITRFLRQDGWPALSIHGDKQQNERDWVLDQFKTGKSPIMVATDVASRGIDVRNITHVINYDYPNNSEDYIHRIGRTGRAGAKGTAITYFTTDNAKQARDLVGVLREAKQVIDPRLEEMARYSGGGGGGRYGGYRGRGGGGGWRGGRSHGANGSNAMPLGGKGRW, translated from the exons ATGTCTTACGGTGGTGGTTACGGCTCccgcggcggtggtggtggtggtggttacgGAGGCGGCGGTTACGATCGCAATGGTGGCTCCAACGGCTACTCCAACGG TGGCTCCAACGGTtacggtggcggcggcggcggcggttaTGGCGGCGGctacggcggcggcggtggtggttatggtggcggtggtggtggtgaccgTATGGCTGCCCTCGGCTCCGGTCTTCAGAAGCAGGAGTGGGACATGTCCGCGCTTCCCAAGTTCGAAAAGTCCTTCTACAAGGAGCACCCCGATGTCACCAACCGGTCGCCAGCTGAGGTTGAGGCGTTCAGACGTGAGCACAGCATGGCCATCACTGGCAAGGACGTGCCCCGTCCCGTGCAGAACTTCGATGAGGCCGGTTTCCCCCGCTATGTTATGGACGAGGTGAAGGCCCAAGGCTTCCCTGCTCCCACTGCCATTCAGGCTCAGGGTTGGCCCATGGCTCTCTCCGGTCGCGATGTCGTCGGTATTGCCGAGACTGGTTCCGGAAAGACACTTACTTACTGTCTTCCCGCCATCGTTCACATCAACGCCCAGCCTCTCCTGGCTCCTGGCGATGGTCCCAtcgtcttgatcttggcTCCCACTCGTGAGCTTGCTGTTCAGATCCAGCAGGAGATTAGCAAGTTTGGCAAGTCGTCTCGCATTAGAAACACGTGCGTCTACGGTGGCGTGCCCAAGGGTCCCCAGATCCGCGATCTTCAGCGCGGTGTCGAGGTCTGCATTGCCACTCCTGGTCGTCTCATTGACATGTTGGAGTCTGGCAAGACCAACCTTCGTCGCGTCACCTACCTCGTCCTTGATGAGGCTGATCGCATGCTTGACATGGGTTTCGAGCCCCAAATTCGCAAGATCATCGGCCAGATTCGCCCCGATCGTCAAACCCTCATGTGGTCCGCTACCTGGCCCAAGGATGTCCGCAACCTTGCGTCTGACTTTTTGACCGACTTCATCCAGGTCACCATTGGCTCCATGGATCTGTCTGCCAACCACCGCATCACCCAGATTGTCGAGGTCGTTTCCGAGAGCGAGAAGCGCGACAAGATGATCAAGGAGCTCGAAAAGATCATGGAAGACAAGACCGCTGAGAACAAGTGTCTCATCTTCACCGGCACCAAGCGCGTTGCCGACGAGATCACCCGTTTCCTTCGCCAGGATGGCTGGCCCGCCCTCT CTATCCACGGTGACAAGCAGCAGAACGAGCGTGACTGGGTCTTGGACCAGTTCAAGACGGGCAAAAGTCCCATCATGGTTGCCACAGACGTTGCCTCTCGTGGTATCG ATGTGCGCAACATTACTCACGTGATCAACTATGATTATCCCAATAACTCGGAGGATTACATCCATCGTATTGGTAGAACTGGCCGTGCCGGCGCGAAGGGCACAGCCATCACTTACTTCACCACTGACA ATGCTAAGCAGGCGCGTGACCTTGTTGGTGTCCTCAGGGAGGCGAAGCAGGTTATTGATCCTCGTCTCGAGGAGATGGCGCGCtacagcggtggtggtggtggtggccgttATGGTGGTTACCGTGGCcgtggaggcggtggcggctgGCGCGGAG GTCGTTCGCACGGCGCTAATGGCTCCAATGCTATGCCTCTCGGTGGCAAGGGCCGCTGGTAA
- the THI20 gene encoding trifunctional hydroxymethylpyrimidine kinase/phosphomethylpyrimidine kinase/thiaminase (EggNog:ENOG503NYCI; COG:H; COG:K): protein MPPGRILVIAGSDSSGGAGLEADQKVIAAHGCYAMTATTALTAQNTLGVHDIHHVPAEFLRKQIDAVVTDVGVDVVKTGMLASAGTIEAVAEVIREYKLKTVVIDPVMVATTGSPLLPNTSLSLLREKLVPLATVLTPNLPEARLLLADAGFGHLPMEKVSDLEGIARAVGSLGPKWVLIKGGHCPFNGEGMIAADERKREKVVDVLWGRDEKGGEVLRRVETPYWESKHTHGTGCSLASAIACNLAKRMDMPQAVEAACRYVEAGIKTAPGLGKGNGPLNHFHSTYTLPFAPGHFIEYLLERPDVAPVWKRYVTHPFVLAMGDGTLPLESFKGYLIQDYLYLTHYARASALAGYKAKKIEDIGAAATIVTHIFHEMELHINYCSGFGISKQDIESCEEKEACTAYTRYVLDIGNSEDWLALQVAMAPCLLGYGDIAKRLFSDPRSKRGGNVYWAWIKNYVEDDYLLALKTGSDLLERHAVLQSPARIDELASIFIHATKMEIAFWEMYSSH, encoded by the exons ATGCCACCTGGAAGaatcctcgtcatcgccgGGTCTGATTCCTCTGGCGGAGC CGGCCTGGAAGCAGACCAAAAAGTCATCGCCGCCCACGGCTGCTACGCCATGACGGCCACCACAGCCCTCACAGCCCAGAACACCCTCGGCGTGCACGACATACACCATGTTCCCGCCGAGTTTCTTCGGAAGCAGATTGATGCTGTTGTGACGGACGTCGGGGTGGATGTTGTCAAGACTG GCATGCTGGCATCAGCTGGGACTATCGAGGCTGTGGCTGAAGTGATTCGGGAATATAAACTCAAGACGGTGGTTATCGACCCGGTTATGGTTGCCACGACGGGCTCGCCTTTGTTGCCTAATACCTCGCTTTCGCTTCTTAGGGAGAAACTCGTGCCTTTGGCTACGGTTCTCACGCCTAATCTGCCTGAAGCGAGGTTGCTACTTGCTGATGCTGGGTTTGGGCACTTGCcgatggagaaggtgagTGATTTGGAGGGGATTGCCAGGGCggtggggagtttggggccGAAGTGGGTTCTGATCAAGGGGGGGCATTGTCCTTTtaatggggaggggatgattGCGGCGGATGAgcggaagagggagaaggtggtggatgtgctttgggggagggatgagaagggcggggaggtgCTGAGACGGGTCGAGACGCCTTACTGGGAGAGTAAGCATACGCACGGAACGGGGTGTTCTTTGGCTT CGGCAATTGCGTGTAACttggcgaagaggatggatATGCCCCAGGCGGTGGAAGCGGCGTGTCGATATGTTGAGGCTGGGATAAAGACTGCGCCGGGACTGGGGAAAGGGAATGGGCCGTTGAACCACTTCCACTCGACTTATACGTTGCCATTCGCGCC GGGCCACTTCATTGAGTACCTGCTCGAAAGACCAGACGTCGCTCCGGTGTGGAAGCGCTATGTCACTCACCCTTTTGTGTTGGCCATGGGCGATGGCACATTGCCGTTGGAGTCGTTCAAGGGGTATTTGATCCAGGATTATCTGTATCTG ACACATTACGCCCGAGCAAGTGCCCTTGCTGGGTATAAAGCCAAAAAGATTGAAGATATCGGCGCCGCTGCTACTATTGTAACACACATCTTCCACGAGATGGAGCTGCATATCAACTACTGCAGCGGCTTCGGTATCTCGAAGCAGGATATCGAGAGCtgcgaggagaaggaagcatGCACGGCGTACACAAGATACGTCTTGGATATCGGCAACTCGGAGGACTGGCTGGCTTTGCAAGTTGCCATGGCCCCGTGCCTCTTGGGGTATGGAGATATCGCCAAGAGGCTGTTTTCTGACCCCAGGTCCAAACGAGGAGGAAATGTTTACTGGGCCTGGATCAAGAACTATGTGGAGGATGACTATCTGCTGGCTCTCAAGACCGGCTCCG ACCTGCTGGAACGACACGCCGTGCTTCAAAGCCCCGCCCGAATAGATGAGCTGGCCAGCATCTTTATCCATGCTACAAAG ATGGAGATTGCGTTCTGGGAAATGTACAGCTCCCACTGA